The window GGCCGCACCCATTTTTGAGTCGTTATGCTTAGTCCATCTCCAAATTGCTCCTTTGAAAAGATTGAACAGAAATCTCATAACGATGACCCTTATGAATAATTGTCCTTCTTTACCTGAGTCTTTCTTTAGATAAAATAAAATTAGGATTTTTTTTGAAAGGGAGTTCTCTTTCCAGAGGGCTTAATAGATAAAAATGACCAAAACCATCAATCTCATCCTTATTCTTATTGCCTCGCTCGTCATGATCCTTTTTTTGTGGCAAGACATCGCTTCAAAAATTGAAATGCGCTACGATGCGTTTATTGCCGAGTATGCTCATGAATACGGGGTAGATCCCCTACTCATTAAGGCGATTATCTGGAAGGAAAGCCGTTTTCGTCCAAATAAAATTGGAAGATCGGGGGAAAGGGGATTAATGCAAATCCGAGAGCCGGCTGTGCAAGATTGGGTCCAGAAAGAGAAAACCTCTCCTATCCCCATGGATGATCTGCTGGATCCGAAATTAAATATCCAAATAGGGAGTTGGTATTTAGGTCAAGCTTTTAGAAGATGGAAAAACACGGATAATCCCATGGTATTTGCTCTTGCCGAGTATAACGCGGGCAGGCGTAATGCTCTCCATTGGGTAGATCCCCAGAACCCAACCAGTGCGGAGGCTTTTTTAAAGAGGATTGATTTCCCCTCGACCAAAATATATATCTTAAAAATTCTCGAGCGGTATAAGGAATATAAAGGTGGGTTTTTTTGGCTTTCCTGGAACGAGGTTCTTACGTTAATGGGGGGCGAAGACTCCAGGGGAAGTGGGCCAAACCAAAAAACTCCTCCCCTTCAGAAACAGAAGCTTTTCTAAAAAAGAGGGCCCTTAGCTCAGCGGATTAGAGCGGCTGACTACGGATCAGCAGGCCACAGGTTCAAATCCTGTAGGGCCCATAAAAAAAAGAACCGAAAAGATTTTCCCCTTTGTCGGGGTTTGAACAGTTGATTGATTATTTCTTTTTCAATCTTTCTTGTACATTTTACCCCGTATTGGCCGTCCCGGACGGCCCTACGGCAAGTTCCACCGGAAGGCAGGCCTGCGGGAGAGGAAGGCTCTGGCCTGAGGCGAATATGCCGGCCCCGTCCGCCTCGACGAGTAAGTCTGTCAGCTTTGCCCCTGTTTGAGCAGCAGTGAGTAAGTCTGACGGAACGGAAATAAGCTAACAAGGATCACCCAAAAAAAAGAGTTGATTTGGGCTTTGCTTTGAACATATAAAAATATAATCGAAGTTTTTATCCTCCTTTATCTTTTAAACAATGTAGTTCAAAAAGCGGGTGTAGTTCAATGGTAGAACGGCAGCCTTCCAAGCTGCACACGAGGGTTCGATTCCCTTCACCCGCTCATTTTTTAGATATGCTTTGCTTTCTTTCCTTTTATAGCTTAATAAGGTAATTCTAAGTTGTGAATAGGCTCTCGGTGTAATTCCATGAATTCTCACTCTATAAAAAAATATTTATCTCTATTGATCCTTTCTATTTTGCCTTTTTCGATGAGCATTTCGAGAGGTTTTGCAGAAGAGGGAGGATACGAAGGAACTTCGGCAATCAATCCCGGCAACGGCCAGCAAGACAATCAAGGTGATTTGAATTCTTCTTCTCCTTTAGAAAATTCTCCCGAACTGGATACAGGGTTATCCCCAGAACAACTTAAAAAGATTTTAAAACAGAAAGAAAAAGAAGAGAAGAAGAGACTAAAGCAGTTAGAAAAAGAAGAAAAAAAGAGAAAAGAAGAAGAAGAAAGGAAAAGAAAAGAAGAAGAAAAGATACAAAAAGAGCAGCAGAAAAAACAACCGGGGACCAATGCATCAACTTCTCCCCTAGAAAAAAAGCCTGGTACCGAACGAGTTTATACGGTCAGCCGCATTTTGCCCGCTATTTGGTGGAATATTGATCCTTCCCAGAAAGTCACCAAGCTTGAAATCGTCCTTAGCGAACAAAAGCTCTACGTGTATCAAGGAGGAAGACTGGCCGCTATTGCCCCTATATGTTCAGGAACAAAGGACCATCCTACCCCGCTTGGTCGATTTGCGGTCATCAACAAGGAAATCCTTCATCGCTCAAACAAGTATGGCTGTTTTGTCGATTCCAAGGGAAAGATCATTTACGCTAACGCCACGGTGGGAATGACTCCACCGGCAGGCTTGCATTATGAGCCGGCGGATATGCCTTTTTTCCTTAGGCTTACCGATGATGGGGTCGGCCTTCATGGAGGTTACCTGCCGGGTTATGCCGCCTCCCATGGCTGCGTGAGACTTCCTAAAAGTTTTGCTCAAGATCTTTATCCTCTTGTCTCTTTAGGAACACCGGTACTCGTTAGAAATTAATCGACCTAGCGAAGATTACTGAAAAAAATCGGATTGGGACCGGAGTTTTTCGAGAAAACCGTAAGGATCGATTTTTTGAATCCTTTTATCCACGACCTCTTTCCCCAGGGTAAAATGGTATAAAGATTGCCATCTTTTATCTTTAATCCCCAGGATCTTGTGGATTTCATCGTCAAAGAAGCAACCGATCCCCGTGGCTCTCCATCCGTTTGCTTCTGCTTCGAGATAAAGAAATTGTCCTAGCAAGCCGCATTGCCAAAAAAGTTCAGGATAGATGGATTGGCCAAAATTTTGAATGGGCTCCTCAAATTTTACGATCATTCCAAGAGAAAAAAAACTATCAGCCGCAATGGATTGATGGCAATGAACCCTCTTTGCCAAAATATCCGTATTGAGGGGGCGGAGACAAAAAAAGGGCAGAGAGTCAAAAATCTTTTCCCAGAGGAAAGCTTGATCCAGCCTTTCCTTGAAATCTTCAAGCTTTGACAGGAAACTTAATAAGTATATCCCTTGGGATAGCCCTTCGACGTGGTTGACAAAGAACAGGAGGGCCACGATAAAATTCTCTTGGAAAAAGTCAAAAGGAAATAATCGCCCTTTCAGAGAGTCATGTAATTTTTGCAAAAGGAATTGGAATCGGTCTATGGGGCATCGCTCCCATTTATTCATCGCCTGCGCACTTCTTCTTTTACGGATAATTTCCCTAGCGGGCAGGCGGCGATCCAATATGGGGATAGGGGCCGGGGATGTTTTACCCCATCGGATTTTGAGAGGTAAAAAAGAAGGAATTCGGCAGCTATTGGCTACTCTTTCAATTTCCGGCCAAGGAAAATGTTCCTTGCTAAGCGTGTTGGGATGTCCAAGAAGAGTTCGAGGAATAAGCTTTTCTAATTGTTCTTTCCCCAGGGTCGTCTCTCCTCTTTTCTTCTGGTCGGGAACAATCAACAAGAGAGCTTCGGGATGTTCCTTTTCGGGACCTTCTTGGGAAGCAAGGCCAAGGATGGAACCGAGCAAGTCCGTTCCAATTCCTTGAACTAAATAGCTTTCCCATCCTAACAGGGATGCGGAATAACGGATTGATCCCAGGACATGCCCGATATCCAGTTGACAATACCGATAGGCTCTTTCTCCGTATTTCCAGGCCTCCCGCCAGAATATAGAACTAATCCCTACGAAAAACCCCTGCTCGGGCAAACCGCAATCCGCCAAGAGATGGCTGCCCAGGATCGCCCTTTTTTCCAAGCAGTGGTACAAAGGGC is drawn from Methylacidiphilum infernorum V4 and contains these coding sequences:
- a CDS encoding lytic transglycosylase domain-containing protein, with protein sequence MTKTINLILILIASLVMILFLWQDIASKIEMRYDAFIAEYAHEYGVDPLLIKAIIWKESRFRPNKIGRSGERGLMQIREPAVQDWVQKEKTSPIPMDDLLDPKLNIQIGSWYLGQAFRRWKNTDNPMVFALAEYNAGRRNALHWVDPQNPTSAEAFLKRIDFPSTKIYILKILERYKEYKGGFFWLSWNEVLTLMGGEDSRGSGPNQKTPPLQKQKLF
- a CDS encoding L,D-transpeptidase family protein, yielding MSISRGFAEEGGYEGTSAINPGNGQQDNQGDLNSSSPLENSPELDTGLSPEQLKKILKQKEKEEKKRLKQLEKEEKKRKEEEERKRKEEEKIQKEQQKKQPGTNASTSPLEKKPGTERVYTVSRILPAIWWNIDPSQKVTKLEIVLSEQKLYVYQGGRLAAIAPICSGTKDHPTPLGRFAVINKEILHRSNKYGCFVDSKGKIIYANATVGMTPPAGLHYEPADMPFFLRLTDDGVGLHGGYLPGYAASHGCVRLPKSFAQDLYPLVSLGTPVLVRN
- a CDS encoding nitroreductase family protein; translation: MEKNIKIEDETVFDYHERTKHRLEAYAPSPLFLDWENEPFPFRIYEGAPKLHLAIIKELSSLFYDQLGFADIEARPVDKEALSLFLLDSLSISAWKSAPGLSPWSLRINPSSGNLHPTEVYLLIDWLEDEGNITALYHYCPLYHCLEKRAILGSHLLADCGLPEQGFFVGISSIFWREAWKYGERAYRYCQLDIGHVLGSIRYSASLLGWESYLVQGIGTDLLGSILGLASQEGPEKEHPEALLLIVPDQKKRGETTLGKEQLEKLIPRTLLGHPNTLSKEHFPWPEIERVANSCRIPSFLPLKIRWGKTSPAPIPILDRRLPAREIIRKRRSAQAMNKWERCPIDRFQFLLQKLHDSLKGRLFPFDFFQENFIVALLFFVNHVEGLSQGIYLLSFLSKLEDFKERLDQAFLWEKIFDSLPFFCLRPLNTDILAKRVHCHQSIAADSFFSLGMIVKFEEPIQNFGQSIYPELFWQCGLLGQFLYLEAEANGWRATGIGCFFDDEIHKILGIKDKRWQSLYHFTLGKEVVDKRIQKIDPYGFLEKLRSQSDFFQ